In one Pseudomonadota bacterium genomic region, the following are encoded:
- the ribD gene encoding bifunctional diaminohydroxyphosphoribosylaminopyrimidine deaminase/5-amino-6-(5-phosphoribosylamino)uracil reductase RibD — MKEEQYMRMVLSLARRGLGSTSPNPMVGAILVKGKRIVGKGYHKKAGLPHAEIIAINEAKEEARGSTLYVNLEPCVHVGRTPPCIHTIIKAGIKKVIISMLDPNPSVNGKGIEALKKAGIDVKVGLLEKEARRLNEAFIVYMEKKRPFFVMKAAVSLDGKIATKTCDSKWISNEESRRYVNKLRSEMDGIMVGINTVILDNPLLIPKVLRPKKHPVRIILDSKLRIPLTCDVVKTSEKYKTWIFTSEDSRIDKEAKLKSMGLEIIRIPKDENGRVSLKHVNEELYKREIVGVLVEGGGEINSGLLKEGFLDKILLFYAPMLIGGKGALSLIGGRGVDFLKDAYRIDITAMKRFKEDICLEGYVHRNY; from the coding sequence GTGAAAGAAGAACAATACATGCGCATGGTTCTTTCTCTCGCACGGAGAGGGCTTGGTTCAACATCTCCCAACCCAATGGTTGGTGCAATTCTGGTTAAGGGGAAACGTATTGTCGGGAAGGGGTATCATAAAAAGGCAGGACTTCCCCACGCTGAGATCATTGCAATAAACGAGGCAAAGGAAGAAGCGAGAGGTTCCACGCTTTATGTAAACCTGGAACCCTGTGTTCACGTCGGGAGAACACCCCCCTGTATACACACAATAATAAAGGCAGGGATAAAAAAGGTAATAATCTCCATGCTCGATCCGAACCCCAGTGTAAATGGAAAAGGTATTGAGGCGTTAAAGAAAGCGGGAATAGATGTAAAGGTTGGCCTCCTTGAGAAAGAAGCGAGAAGATTGAATGAAGCCTTTATAGTTTATATGGAGAAAAAAAGACCCTTTTTTGTAATGAAAGCAGCGGTAAGCCTTGACGGGAAAATAGCAACAAAAACCTGTGATTCAAAATGGATATCAAATGAGGAGTCAAGAAGATATGTAAATAAATTGAGGTCGGAAATGGATGGGATAATGGTTGGAATTAATACTGTGATACTGGATAATCCGCTACTTATTCCAAAGGTTTTAAGACCCAAAAAGCACCCTGTTCGAATTATACTTGATTCGAAGCTAAGAATACCGCTTACATGTGACGTTGTGAAGACCTCTGAGAAATATAAAACATGGATATTTACCTCTGAAGATTCCAGAATCGATAAAGAAGCAAAACTTAAATCTATGGGTCTGGAGATTATCAGGATCCCCAAGGATGAGAATGGAAGGGTATCATTAAAACATGTAAATGAAGAATTATATAAAAGAGAGATTGTGGGTGTTCTTGTTGAGGGAGGCGGGGAGATAAACAGCGGTCTTTTAAAAGAAGGTTTTTTAGATAAGATTCTTCTATTCTATGCCCCGATGTTAATCGGCGGCAAGGGCGCCTTAAGCCTCATAGGCGGCAGGGGTGTAGATTTTTTAAAAGATGCATACAGAATAGACATTACTGCTATGAAAAGGTTTAAAGAAGATATATGTTTAGAGGGTTATGTTCACAGGAATTATTGA
- a CDS encoding serine hydroxymethyltransferase: protein MNMKDKDREISELIRHEIEREEYSLILIASENYVDEEILEVQGCVLTNKYAEGYPAKRYYSGCRYLDEIETIAIERAKALFKAEHANVQPHSGSAANMAVFYAVLNIGDKILGMDIAHGGHLTHGSNVSFSGKLYKSIGYKVSAKDEMLDYDEIRSIALKEKPKLIIAGASAYSRTIDFKRFREIADEVGAYLMVDMAHIAGLVAAGCHPSPMEFAHFVTTTTHKTLRGPRGGIILCKKEFAKIIDQAIFPGTQGGPLMHVIAAKAVALKKAMSEEFKQYQRQIIANAKYLCSCMEKRGYRIVSGGTDNHLFLIDLSNKGITGKEAQEALEESGIMVNKNLIPFDSKGPSVTSGIRIGTPAVTTRGMKEREMDVISELIDKVLKSLEDERLHSDIKEKAKALCKKFLFYSHIYKI from the coding sequence ATGAATATGAAAGATAAAGATAGAGAAATCTCCGAGCTTATCAGACACGAGATAGAGAGGGAAGAATACAGCCTTATACTTATCGCATCTGAAAACTATGTGGATGAAGAAATACTCGAGGTACAAGGCTGTGTATTAACAAACAAATATGCAGAGGGTTATCCAGCAAAGAGATACTATAGCGGCTGTAGATATCTCGATGAAATCGAGACTATAGCAATAGAGAGGGCAAAAGCATTATTTAAAGCAGAACACGCAAATGTTCAACCTCATTCCGGCTCTGCTGCGAATATGGCTGTATTTTATGCTGTCCTCAATATAGGAGATAAAATACTCGGGATGGATATAGCCCATGGGGGTCACCTGACACACGGTTCCAATGTGAGTTTTTCTGGAAAATTATATAAGTCTATTGGTTACAAAGTATCGGCAAAAGATGAAATGCTGGATTATGATGAAATCAGAAGCATCGCTTTAAAAGAAAAACCAAAATTGATTATAGCAGGAGCAAGTGCATATTCAAGGACTATAGACTTTAAGAGATTTAGAGAGATTGCAGATGAGGTGGGTGCTTATCTAATGGTAGATATGGCTCACATTGCAGGTCTTGTGGCTGCAGGATGCCACCCAAGCCCCATGGAATTTGCCCACTTTGTAACAACAACAACCCACAAAACCCTCCGCGGTCCACGAGGGGGTATAATTCTCTGTAAAAAAGAGTTTGCAAAAATCATTGATCAGGCTATATTTCCAGGAACACAGGGTGGTCCACTTATGCATGTAATTGCGGCTAAGGCCGTTGCACTGAAAAAAGCAATGAGCGAAGAGTTTAAACAATATCAAAGGCAGATCATTGCGAATGCAAAATATCTATGCAGTTGCATGGAAAAACGTGGTTACAGGATAGTTTCTGGAGGTACGGATAACCACCTCTTTCTTATCGATCTCTCGAATAAAGGGATAACCGGAAAGGAAGCTCAGGAAGCACTTGAAGAAAGTGGTATCATGGTCAATAAAAATCTTATACCCTTTGACAGCAAAGGCCCAAGCGTTACAAGCGGTATAAGAATAGGGACTCCGGCAGTTACTACACGGGGCATGAAAGAGAGAGAAATGGATGTGATTTCTGAACTAATAGATAAAGTTTTAAAATCCCTTGAGGACGAAAGATTACATTCTGATATCAAAGAAAAAGCGAAGGCGTTATGTAAGAAATTTCTTTTTTATTCTCATATATACAAGATATGA
- the nrdR gene encoding transcriptional regulator NrdR → MKCPFCDYLESKVLDSRMSKEMDTIRRRRECLKCGKRFTTAERLEEGLPLVIKKDDRREVFDRTKILSGLKKACEKRPISITNLEKIVSRIEYNLLEKGEREIKASEVGEMVMEELRKLDEIAYVRFASVYRQFRDINEFMEELKNLLLKKGEE, encoded by the coding sequence ATGAAATGTCCTTTCTGTGATTATTTAGAGAGTAAAGTGCTTGATTCGAGGATGAGTAAGGAGATGGATACTATAAGGAGACGTAGAGAATGTCTCAAGTGCGGAAAGAGATTTACTACAGCAGAAAGGCTCGAAGAGGGGCTCCCCTTAGTAATAAAAAAGGATGACAGAAGAGAGGTATTTGATAGAACAAAGATCTTAAGCGGGTTAAAGAAGGCGTGTGAGAAGAGACCCATAAGTATTACAAATCTTGAAAAAATCGTTTCGAGAATTGAATATAATCTTTTGGAGAAAGGTGAAAGAGAAATCAAGGCTTCTGAGGTTGGGGAAATGGTGATGGAAGAACTAAGAAAGCTTGATGAAATTGCATATGTACGGTTTGCATCGGTTTACAGGCAATTCAGGGACATCAACGAATTCATGGAGGAATTGAAAAACCTTCTCTTAAAAAAGGGTGAAGAGTGA
- a CDS encoding riboflavin synthase — MSGRWEFSIKTTVMPNDIREGDSISIDGVCLTVKRVAKNMFYVDASLETLNLTTFKEKKTGDRVNIERAMKSDGRFGGHIVMGHVDGIGTIVEMKQSGDSVRLEIQVPADISKYIVKKGSIAIDGISLTVNEQSDNKFTVNIIPYTLSKTTLGEKNLRDKVNIETDVIGKYVENFITKGKNKGIDLDFLYKHGFIKGE, encoded by the coding sequence ATGAGCGGAAGATGGGAGTTTTCTATAAAAACAACCGTCATGCCTAATGATATCCGGGAAGGCGATAGTATCTCAATAGACGGGGTATGCTTAACTGTTAAAAGGGTAGCAAAAAACATGTTCTATGTCGATGCCTCCCTTGAAACTCTAAATTTAACAACGTTCAAGGAAAAAAAGACGGGTGACAGGGTAAATATTGAGAGGGCAATGAAGTCTGATGGTAGATTCGGAGGACACATTGTCATGGGACATGTGGATGGAATTGGCACAATTGTGGAGATGAAACAGTCAGGCGATTCAGTAAGATTAGAAATTCAAGTACCCGCCGATATATCTAAATATATCGTTAAGAAAGGGTCAATTGCAATCGATGGAATAAGCTTGACAGTGAATGAGCAAAGTGATAATAAATTTACGGTTAACATAATCCCGTACACGTTATCCAAAACCACTTTAGGTGAAAAAAACTTACGGGATAAGGTAAATATTGAAACGGATGTAATCGGAAAATATGTAGAGAATTTTATTACAAAAGGTAAGAATAAAGGGATAGACCTTGATTTCCTTTATAAGCATGGGTTTATAAAAGGGGAATAA